GCGCCAGGTGCTGCAGGCGGCGGCGCAGGCGAAGGATGCCGGGTCGCAGCGCTTCTGCATGGGCGCGGCGTGGCGCAATCCCAAGGAGCGCGACATGCCCGCGATCGTCGAGATCGTGAAGGGCGTCCGCGCGATGGGGATGGAAACCTGCATGACGCTCGGCATGCTGACGCCCGACCAGGCGGCGCAGCTCAAGGACGCCGGGCTCGATTATTACAACCACAATATCGACACCTCGCCCGAACGCTATGCCGAGGTGATCACGACGCGCACGTTCGAGGAACGGCTCGATACGCTGAGCAATGTCCGCGACGCTGGGATCAACGTCTGCTCGGGCGGGATCGTCGGCATGGGCGAAAGCCGCAGCGACCGCGTCGGCTTCCTCCATGCGCTCGCGACGCTCGAACGCCATCCCGAAAGCGTGCCGGTCAATGCGCTGGTGCCGGTAAAGGGCACGCCGCTCGGCGACATGCTCGCCGATACGCCGCTCGCCAAGATCGACGATATCGAATTCGTCCGCACCGTCGCGGTGGCGCGCATCACCATGCCGATGAGCATGGTGCGCCTCTCGGCGGGCCGCGAAAGCATGAGCGAGGCGACGCAGGCGCTCTGCTTCATGGCGGGCGCCAATTCGATCTTCACCGGCGACAAGCTGCTGACCGCCGACAATGCCGGCGACGATGCCGACGGCGCGCTGTTCGCGAAGCTGGGGATTACGCCGCTGCAGGGCGAGGAACCGCTGCGCGCTGGGTGCGGCTGCGGCGATATGGTCGACGCGGCGGAGTGAAATTTTGTTGTCCAGCACCCCGGTTTGGCTCGGTATTGGTAATTTCGAAAAGCCGCGCGGTCGTGTGTTGCTCGCTGGATATTTTCGAAAGTGTGAGGGTCAGGGCTGGTTGGCAGATATGTTGAGAATGATGACACTTCTCTGCGTCCTGCTGGCTGGTTGCGCGTCGGAAAATGGCGCTATCTGCGAAGTTCCGAAATCAAACGACTGGAGCAATCCGGGGCCATGTGTTCATCGTCGTGCTTATCAACTCGCCGGCGCGCCGGGTTCGTCTTCGGAAGTCTCAAAGGCTGTGGTCGCTGCGTGCGAAGCCGAAATTGAGAGCTTCGCACAAGCCAACGCCAAGGGGGATGATGCTAAGTCAAAACGGGAAGCTCACGACGAGATCGTAGATTCTGTTCGTGATGTGTTGGAGCGAGATGCGCTGTTCCGGGTCACTCAGGCTCGCGCCGGAAATTGCCAGCCAATCGGGAATTGATAGAGGTTCTAGGAGGGTAAGTGTTCAAGAAAATCCTGATCGCCAATCGCGGCGAAATCGCATGCCGCGTGATGCGGACCGCCAAGCGGATGGGGATCGCCACGGTCGCCGTCTATTCGGACGCCGATGCGCGCGCGCCGCATGTGCTGATGGCCGATGAAGCCGTGCATCTCGGCCCGCCGCCGGCCAGCGAAAGCTATCTGATCGCCGACAAGATCCTCGAAGCCGCCAAGGCGACCGGCGCGGACTGCATCCATCCCGGATATGGCTTTCTGTCCGAGCGCGAGAGCTTCGCCAGGGCATGCGCCGACGCCGGCATCGCTTTTGTCGGCCCGCCGCCCAAGGCCATCGCCGCGATGGGCGACAAGATCGAATCGAAGAAGCTCGCCAAGGAAGCCGGCGTCAATGTCGTCCCCGGCTTTGTCGGCGAAATCCGCGACACCGATCATGCCGTCGAGATTTCGAACGACATCGGCTATCCGGTGATGATGAAGGCCTCGGCCGGCGGTGGCGGCAAGGGGATGCGGCTCGCCTGGTCCGAACAGGATGTCCGCGAAGGCTTTGAAGCCACCAAGCGCGAAGGCCTTGCCAGCTTCGGCGACGACCGCGTCTTCATCGAGAAGTTCATCGAAAGCCCGCGCCATATCGAGATCCAGGTGCTCGGCGACCAGCACGGCAATGTCCTGTATCTGGGTGAGCGCGAATGCTCGATCCAGCGCCGCCACCAGAAGGTGGTCGAGGAAGCCCCGTCGCCCTTCGTCGACGAAGCGAT
This genomic interval from Sphingosinithalassobacter tenebrarum contains the following:
- the bioB gene encoding biotin synthase BioB, translating into MLKQVQHDEGVYGVRTDWTREEIAELFNLPFGELLFRAQTVHREHHAPDQVQLCTLLSIKTGGCPEDCGYCSQSAHADSGVKATKLMDPRQVLQAAAQAKDAGSQRFCMGAAWRNPKERDMPAIVEIVKGVRAMGMETCMTLGMLTPDQAAQLKDAGLDYYNHNIDTSPERYAEVITTRTFEERLDTLSNVRDAGINVCSGGIVGMGESRSDRVGFLHALATLERHPESVPVNALVPVKGTPLGDMLADTPLAKIDDIEFVRTVAVARITMPMSMVRLSAGRESMSEATQALCFMAGANSIFTGDKLLTADNAGDDADGALFAKLGITPLQGEEPLRAGCGCGDMVDAAE